In the genome of Coregonus clupeaformis isolate EN_2021a chromosome 1, ASM2061545v1, whole genome shotgun sequence, one region contains:
- the LOC121569138 gene encoding kynurenine 3-monooxygenase, giving the protein MDYSTSKKKVVAVVGGGLVGALNACYFAKRGFQVEVFESRDDIRQAKIVKGRSINLALSHRGRQALKQVGMEDTIVSKGIPMHSRMIHSLNGTQSPIPYGKKGQHILSVDRANLNKELLSAAETYSNTKLNFAHKLLNWSTETGSMTFLRADGVKEEIQADLIVGCDGAFSAIRKQFLRQSRFNFSQTYIPHGYLELTMPPINGEFAMKPNYLHIWPRNTFMMIALPNLDKTFTCTLFMPFDEFEKVTTGDQVIEFFQKYFPDAIPLIGADALKRDYFRLPAQAMVSVKCSPYHLSDNCVLMGDAAHAVVPFYGQGMNAGFEDCLVFDEIMDQLNEDFSVVLPEYTRVRVPDDHAIADLAMYNYVEMRSHVNSKWFLFRKYVDNFLHIIMPRTIIPLYTMVTFTRTRYHEAVKRWHWQDKVINQGLLCVAASVVGGSYLLVRYPPNMPNISIEQLWTRLQALKSPF; this is encoded by the exons ATGGATTATTCAACCAGCAAGAAAAAAGTGGTAGCTGTGGTGGGAGGTGGTTTG GTCGGCGCCTTGAATGCCTGCTACTTTGCAAAAAGAGGTTTTCAAGTAGAGGTCTTTGAATCTCGAGACG ATATCCGCCAAGCCAAAATAGTCAAGGGAAGAAGCATCAATCTAGCTCTATCTCACAGGGGTCGCCAGGCATTGAAGCAAGTGGGAATGGAAGACACG ATTGTCTCCAAAGGAATCCCCATGCATTCCAGAATGATCCACTCTTTGAATGGGACACAGTCCCCCATTCCTTATGGCAAGAAAGGCCAG CACATCCTGTCTGTCGACAGAGCCAACCTCAACAAAGAACTGTTGTCAG CGGCAGAGACGTATTCAAACACAAAGCTGAACTTCGCCCACAAACTACTCAATTGGAGCACTGAAACAGGGTCGATGACCTTTCTCAG GGCTGATGGTGTAAAGGAGGAGATCCAGGCAGACTTGATTGTGGGGTGTGATGGAGCATTCTCTGCCATCCGGAAACAGTTCCTCCGTCAGAGCCGTTTCAACTTCAGTCAGACCTACATCCCCCATGGGTACCTGGAGCTCACCATGCCCCCCATCAATGGAGAG TTTGCCATGAAGCCCAATTATCTGCACATATGGCCACGCAACACATTCATGATGATTGCTCTGCCCAACTTG GACAAGACTTTCACCTGCACACTCTTCATGCCTTTTGACGAGTTTGAAAAAGTTACCACGGGCGACCAGGTCATTGAGTTCTTCCAGAAATACTTTCCCGACGCCATCCCACTAATAGGAGC GGACGCTCTTAAAAGGGATTATTTCCGTCTACCAGCCCAGGCCATGGTGTCCGTGAAGTGCTCCCCATATCACCTTAGTGATAATTGTGTCCTTATGGGGGATGCAGCCCATGCTGTGGTGCCATTCTATGGACAGGGGATGAACGCA GGCTTTGAAGACTGCCTTGTTTTCGACGAAATCATGGACCAGCTCAACGAAGACTTCA GTGTTGTTCTGCCTGAGTACACCAGAGTCCGAGTCCCAGACGACCATGCCATCGCAGACCTGGCCATGTACAACTACGTCGAA ATGCGGTCACATGTTAATTCCAAATGGTTCCTCTTCCGAAAATACGTCGACAATTTCCTCCACATTATCATGCCAAGGACAATAATCCCCTTATACACCATG GTTACATTTACCAGGACAAGGTACCATGAGGCAGTAAAACGCTGGCACTGGCAAGACAAA GTGATCAACCAAGGCCTGTTATGTGTGGCAGCGTCTGTCGTGGGGGGCTCCTACCTGCTAGTCAGATACCCCCCTAACATGCCAAACATCTCCATCGAGCAGCTGTGGACCAGGCTACAGGCCCTCAAGAGTCCCTTCTGA